Proteins encoded by one window of Salvia splendens isolate huo1 chromosome 5, SspV2, whole genome shotgun sequence:
- the LOC121805298 gene encoding cytochrome P450 710A11-like, translated as MELTWSSITPFFPHIISIVALLLFLEQFSYLKKKRFLPGPALVLPFLGNAISLVADPTNFWNRQSAYAKSTSTGISANYIIGRYILYVYSSDLSHKIFANVRPDAFHLVGHPFGKKLFGEHNLIYMFGQDHKDLRRQIAPNFTPKALSIYTDIQQRIIIQHLARWLRQSQPDKSLPLRILCRDMNLETSQTVFVGPYLDESARERFNVDYNFFNVGLMKLPIDLPGFAFRNARLAVGRLIETLGTCAAASERRMEAKEEEPSCLIDFWMQENLRLAAEKEYECSHREIGGHLFDFLFAAQDASTSSLLWAVALLDSHPQVLARVREEVSRHWSPESGAEISGDQLREMKFTEAVAREVVRIRAPATMVPHIAGVDFPLTENYTVPKGTIVFPSVFDSSFQGFTEPEKFDPDRFMEHRQEDRVYKKNFLAFGSGAHQCVGQRYAINHLMLFIAIFTSLIDFKRDRSDGCDEIAYVPTIVPKDDCRVFLLPRCSGLFPPSY; from the coding sequence atggaGCTCACCTGGAGCTCGATAACCCCCTTCTTCCCTCACATAATCTCCATTGTCgctctcctcctcttcctcgaGCAGTTCTCCTACCTCAAAAAGAAACGCTTCCTTCCCGGTCCCGCCCTCGTCCTCCCCTTCCTCGGCAACGCCATCTCCCTCGTCGCCGATCCCACCAATTTCTGGAACCGCCAATCCGCCTACGCCAAATCCACCTCCACCGGAATCTCCGCCAATTACATCATCGGCCGCTACATCCTCTACGTCTACAGCTCCGACCTCTCGCACAAAATCTTCGCAAATGTCCGCCCCGACGCCTTTCACCTCGTCGGCCACCCCTTCGGTAAAAAGCTCTTCGGCGAGCACAATCTGATTTACATGTTCGGCCAGGATCACAAGGATCTCCGTCGTCAAATCGCGCCTAATTTCACTCCCAAAGCGCTCTCCATTTACACCGATATTCAGCAGAGGATTATAATCCAGCATTTGGCGCGCTGGCTGCGTCAATCGCAGCCGGATAAATCGCTGCCGCTCCGGATTTTGTGCCGAGATATGAATCTCGAGACGTCGCAGACGGTTTTCGTCGGACCTTATCTCGATGAATCCGCGCGGGAGCGGTTTAACGTCGATTACAACTTTTTTAACGTTGGATTGATGAAGCTGCCGATCGATCTTCCTGGATTCGCCTTCCGCAACGCGCGGCTTGCGGTTGGGAGGCTGATTGAGACGCTCGGAACCTGTGCGGCGGCGAGTGAGCGGCGGATGGAGGCGAAGGAGGAGGAGCCATCGTGTTTGATCGATTTCTGGATGCAGGAGAATCTGCGGTTAGCGGCGGAGAAGGAGTACGAGTGCAGCCACCGCGAAATCGGCGGTCACCTCTTCGATTTCCTCTTCGCCGCGCAGGACGCCTCCACTTCCTCGCTGCTCTGGGCAGTGGCGCTGCTCGACTCGCACCCGCAGGTACTCGCGCGAGTGAGGGAGGAGGTCTCGCGGCACTGGTCGCCAGAGAGCGGCGCCGAGATCAGCGGCGACCAGCTCCGCGAGATGAAGTTCACCGAAGCGGTGGCGCGTGAGGTCGTGAGGATCAGAGCGCCGGCGACGATGGTGCCGCACATCGCAGGCGTTGACTTTCCATTGACTGAGAATTACACCGTGCCGAAGGGCACAATCGTCTTTCCCTCTGTCTTCGACTCATCTTTTCAGGGATTCACCGAACCGGAGAAGTTCGATCCGGACCGGTTCATGGAGCACAGGCAGGAGGACCGGGTTTATAAGAAGAACTTTTTAGCGTTCGGATCCGGGGCCCACCAGTGTGTGGGGCAAAGATACGCGATCAATCATCTGATGTTATTCATCGCGATATTCACCTCTCTAATTGATTTCAAAAGGGATAGATCCGACGGCTGTGATGAGATCGCTTATGTTCCAACAATTGTGCCGAAAGATGATTGCAGGGTTTTCCTGTTGCCGCGATGCAGTGGATTATTCCCGCCTTCGTATTGA